DNA from Ananas comosus cultivar F153 linkage group 12, ASM154086v1, whole genome shotgun sequence:
CACCCTGTAGTCGGATTCGCGATATTAAACTGCACATTAAGCACGAAAAAATCGacaaaattcaacaaaaatcaAACCAATTCCACCAAGAACGAACGAAATCAAAAGAACACGAGAATCGCTTCGGCAAATGGAGGATTCATGAGGCTAGGGTTCGAGGTTTAGAGGAGATTGTTACCTTCATCGTGCACCGTGGAGGCGATcggagggagaagaggaagaggaagaggagagcgCGAAGGGAGGGAGGGAGAAGCGGCCACTAGGGTTTCTCTTCGAAGTTTTCGGAGGGATTTCGACGGGGCCCTTATATACCGCACCGAGGAAGAAAACACAGCGTTTCAATTTTCGTGCGTTTAATCTTGACCCTTTATTTAACATCagtatattttgatatttttatgtaTATGGGGATGTAGCTCAGATGGTAGAGCGCTCGCTTAGCATGCGAGAGGTACGGGGATCGATACCCCGCATCTCCacttaagttttaaaaatatttttatttaaataaatttttttaaatggaaatttttttaattcagtgttcaatttttcttgaaattttgaattttcttaggctgaatttaaaattcttttatttaatttaatttttttttaaatggagttttttcaactgaaaattttCAATCCAGCATCTAGAAACTTCTTGAATTTGAGTTTTGttggaataaaatttatatttttttaaaaaaaatgaaaatcggAAATTCAACGTGTAAAACTTCTCTCTTAAACTTGGAGTTTTATTTCGGACATGCTTGGTTGTCTGTAAGTgatcaaagtgaaaaaaaagtcacttttcaaaaaagtgacttttataaaaattacttttgaatttaattgtttgatttcaaaaaagtgaaagaaaaaaaatagtgtttatgacttttattgtttagttttatataagaaaataaaaaattaaaatatatttttttagatgcctagttttttttttttttttttgtaaatggtATGGAATAAGGCatgtctttttctttgtttttttttgtttaagatgtgttagttttttttattaagatacggtagttttttttattttttattttttatattttgtaaatggTATGAAAGAAAGCTATTGGATGCGGTTCGTAAGTCGCATGGGTAGGTGGCtcatttttaataatttcagaatttttttgttgaaataagtaaattttagttataattcACTTTATAGTCAATCAAACATGCTCTAAGATAAAGTGAACCTTCAAATAAACTTACCAAGGCTATTGATGAGCGTAAAATTGTTTTTGCGCCGGTAtagaatacaaaaaaataaaaatattttaatttaaccatccaattaaattttaatcttattattaatttttttaatttatttgttttggaGCAGACAAccatattttgatttttaaattgagtgcatcatttttttttataaatttaattagtatgccacgtataatttttataattataaatttattaaaataaataattaatttaaaatttaaaattaaaatattattgatcaatttaaattaaataaattaaaaaatttatatggtggaccaagtcgaatcaaataaattaaaaatttgataataaatatttgtatttaGATAAGATAtgcatatttttacttttttttttttgtcaaagaTATGCATATTTTTACTGACAAAATCTACGTCCCTGGATGTACTCCTTCGTACTTGCTTGGGTGGAAAAGAatggtaaaaattaaataaaaagcttattttttaacaaaatattttttttctttttttaaatattttaaatttatacatcaaaaacaaaaacaaaaaaaaccgcACCACTCTCTCGATCCGCGAGAAGACAGAATGACCAATAGAAAGCTAGGATCCAGCGCCAGCAATCCGAGTGACAACTTGATAGGTGAATCCCATCCGTAGGATCatgctaaatacttaaaaaataaaatatctcatCTACACCgtcaaatattgaaaagttcTACCCGGATCCGTACCGACCGTCCGATCAATAATGCAAAAAACCGACGAAGCTATGTAACGGATCCCCATTTGCCCTATAAATTGCGTTCTACCTCCGACTAAAAACAAattctttctatatttttcgAAATCGATTCGCCCTTAATTCGACGAGGTAAAGGTTTTTTCTTTCcccctttttaattttatttttctttttttgcacaTTAATCTCGTCGGTTTAATGCAATGCATTGATTAGCAGTAGGGATCGCCAGTAattagggttttcttttttcgatttttttggcttttcttttaatttgaataattttgcTGTTTACTTACAAAAGATGCAGGGTTTTATTCCTGATTCGAATTTGATTAACATTTTCTTTAAgtttatgatttttttctttttttttcgatttttttttgcacattattattatttttttgtattaatcTCGTCTATTTAGTGCAATGCATTGATTAGCAGTAGGGATCGTCATTTAATTATTGTTTCCTTTTTTCgatctttttggttttttttttaatttgaataattttgcTGTTTACTTGTAAAAGATGCAGGGTTTCTGATATCTGATTCGAATTTGATTATCATTTTCTTTGAATTAAGGGTttgtgaattttcttttttttcagagcaagtttttcttttcttttttttttgcacattatttgtttttttaatattaatctcGTCTCTTTAGTGCAATGCATTGATTAGCAGTAGGGATCGTTATACAATTAGGGTTTTCTTcgatttttttgactttttattcGAAAAATTTTGCTGTTTTCCTACAAAATATTcagggttttctttttttctttttttttttttgagagaaaattaCTTTAAAACCTTATATGGAGATGAGGGTTTCtgattttttgtttgaatttgattaacattttctttaaattaaggGTTGGTGATTATTATTCTGCTCTTAATTTACCTAGTTTTTTTTGCCCAATTCCGTGCATCATTTAGCCCTTGTAGTTCTTTTAGCACTTGATTGATTATTACGTTTTTATCAAACCGACAAAACCACTTAAACAATTTATCCTGTATTGTTGGCTAACTTACAAAATGCTCCTAGCTTGTAGCCTTCATTATAATTAACCCATCGTTTAAAAAGTTGCATCAAGTTTTGACTCTCTTGAAAATTTTACATGCAAAACTTTCATTAGAATATGTTGAGATATCAAACGAGTTTTGTGTGTGAACATCTACTTTTAAAATCACTATTTGTGTAGAAGATCTTAAGTTTACAAAAAGATGTCTAATTTTTTTCAGCAGAGTtatgaaattttcataaatttttggttCTGATTTCAACAATCATATCAAATTTTGTGGGTCCTATTTGAGATGTTGGAACACGGCATGCTTAAAATTGATGCCCTTTTTTCATTAAAACACTGGAGGTTAATTGATATATATGGAGTAAAGTGCAgcattttttttctgatttagCTTTTAGTTTAAAGATTGGAGGTGAGAATAGTGAAAACTGTTCTGTTTTCTGATTTGCTTTCCTACAATATCTATTCGTCTTCCTACTCTCCTATTTAagttctgaattttttttttcccttcttttttttctttaatttgaattGTCTACCTAATGATGCTGTTTAAGTTGCAGATGGCCCGTACTAAGCAAACCGCTCGCAAGTCGACTGGAGGAAAGGCTCCAAGAAAGCAGCTTGCCACTAAggttctctttgtttttttctacttttcaaaaattacatctAATGTAGATACTAAATGAATTCTAGTTTTGGTGAGCATATTTTCTGGGTTAGGATATTGATTTTAAAGTTTACCAGGATTTGAATTGGAATTTAAACATATGAGGATATGTATATCGACAACCATATCTAGCAAAAGTTGTATTCAGAGGATGGATTGGATGGATAATATTTGACTAATTTTAATCTTGgactcttatttttttatttttgttttttttcttctattcaATTTGTTGTGGCATAAGATGTTGTCGTTTGATGTTATAGGCTGCCCGCAAGTCTGCTCCCACAACTGGTGGTGTGAAGAAGCCCCATCGTTACCGGCCAGGAACTGTCGCTCTTCGGTATCTTATAGCTTTATCATTCACTATCCTTTGTTAGTGTTTTTCATATTACTTTCATCATGAACTAatgtgttattattattttattgaatTCAGTGAGATTCGGAAATATCAAAAGAGCACTGAGCTCCTAATCAGGAAGCTGCCATTTCAGAGGCTTGTGAGGGAAATTGCTCAGGACTtcaaggtctctctctctctctctctctctctctctctctctctctctctctctctgtgcatGTGTGCATGCCATGATGCATCATTACTCCTTGGTCCATTGATCTCGCTAAATTCAACTTTGTTCTCAATCTGTAGTTAGAAGATTGAGAATCCATCCAGGTTTTCACTGTTGTCATTTTCTGATTAACTCTACCTGAGCTGCGATTCACCTTGTAACTAAATGTGGTGCTCATTGGCCCTTTATGTTGATTTTGCTTTATGCAGACGGATCTGCGGTTCCAGAGCCACGCCGTCCTAGCACTACAGGAGGCTGCGGAGGCGTACCTCGTGGGTCTCTTTGAGGACACGAACCTGTGCGCCATCCATGCCAAGCGTGTGACAATCATGCCAAAGGACATCCAGCTGGCTAGGAGAATCCGCGGCGAGAGGGCTTAAATTGTTGACGCTGCATTTGGGTATGTTATTCGGATGGTGTTGTGGTGAGATTGTTTGTCTAGTTTTTTGGTAACTGTGTTTTGGAGTGCTCATTTGGAAAATACTTTGGTAAGCTCATCATATTATAGTCCAATTTTATTAGTAATATtgttacttttttctttttggggtaGCGGTAATATTGTTGGTTTTGTTTAGGGTAATGGTGGTGAAAGTTGCTTCATACAGTTTGCTAGTtttaagtgatttttttttttccttgtccattgtgttctttattttctttgcttttcttAAGCTTTCGGATGGTAATTTTTGCTGTGTGAGTACATAATTGTTAAGTTGAGCTAGGGTGCAAGTACCGGCACCAAGGCCTTTGTGCTATAGAGCCATTTCAACTCCATTAAACATTAAGCAtaatctagaaaccaaatttgatgatttttttataAGAATCGTTAAAAAGTAATTACCTTATATTGTTCATCGAAATCATCAAATTTTGAGATCCTTTTATcagttaggcttagtttggtattgaggtctatttaacgctattaaataaaatggagttgTTGAAAAGCATATATGGATATTTATTTTTGCCTTTTCCGGTGGgattgcagaaaatatatcgtaattgACTCATCAATATGCTGAATGTAATTTTACGTATTTTCTCATCGCACGTAATGTAATTTTTCCATAATTCCAAATGAAGCTTTAGTAGTTGatgtcaaaaaatcataaaactaagtggatacttcaaatttctaaaatcatatttaacaatgTTCATTGCTGAATTTGATGTCGATCATTAAAACTGATTTTATAGCACAGAAGCCTTGGTGCTGTTACTATCTAAATGATCGTTAGTTGCTCCAATACCTAACTTTTTAACTTTGAGAGTCAAAAGTTGATGCTGAATGAAGGTATCTTATTATCTTTGGCCTGACTAGAATGCCAGAATGTGTTGTGTGTGTTGTCATGGCAACTGAGATAAAGGTTTTCTTCTGTACATTTTTTGACACCTTTTGGGGGGAATATTAGCAAGTGATGTGGGGTACATAATTTTGTGCTTTCCTTTCTGGGTCTTGTTTGGAGCACCACTCCTTGATTCTACCTGTGCCTTTATGCTTCCTAGTGCCTTCTCTGCAACTATGTCTATGTTTCCTTTGAATCCTAAATTACTTTTTGAGtggactttatttttttttttttaacttgtatGTGGAGAGGAATAAGAATGTGAAGGGGTGGAGGAATTGATTAGATCACCTCTCTTGTTTTCAGCAAAATTAGCACAAAGTATAATGCATtcattctttttatttcttttttttatttttatttttgggcaaTTTATATGCTATTGCGGAACAAAAATGAAAGGcttgaaaaaaggaaaaaaagaaaaaagaagagataatGCTATTATGCAACCAAGGAGCTATCAAACAATTTAACCTACAACAATAGTAGAGTGGCACAAAGTTTCCATTTTTTGTGGGAAGGATTTGACATTTGGTGTTCGAGATtttaagtttaaagtttaattgttttatatatttttagtcgAGTGTAtctatgaagaaaaataaataaaatagtatgctatttttctatgaaagaaaataatagaaaagaGGGTTAATACGATACAATTGCTCACAACTTAACAAACCATTGCTCATTACATAGTTATACACAATTTCTTGTATTTCATAAATCTATGCCTATGAAAAATCTCTattacttttccttttttcccttttttttaatgacaAATCCTTTATTTTCCACCAatgtgcataaaaaatttattaatgttgaaattttgcaaaagtatgttactattttggattttatagGTCCGGATCTTgaaaaaattgaccaaaatatttttattttttttcccctcttttattttctctttttttttttattctcttcgaAGAGGGCTGCGGAggcggcccgcctcgcctctacTCTGTGTGCTCTCACGCTCGCTCGCACCTGCACACCCTTGCTCGTGCTTGTGCACCCTCGCGTCCACCTGGGGCTGGCAACGAGTGAGGTGGAAACGGAGGAGAGTGTGACAACGGGAGGCGGCGAGTGCGGTCTCGGCGGGATCGGAGACGAGGAGGGCAGGAGCATTTTCGGTCAagcacttttatttatttaaaacaaaaaaaataactaaaggcaaaaaactaaagaataagaaagaattagaaaagaagaaaggagaagataaagttgcactgtttaaaaaaaatgttgtacTGTTATAGA
Protein-coding regions in this window:
- the LOC109718946 gene encoding histone H3.3, which gives rise to MARTKQTARKSTGGKAPRKQLATKAARKSAPTTGGVKKPHRYRPGTVALREIRKYQKSTELLIRKLPFQRLVREIAQDFKTDLRFQSHAVLALQEAAEAYLVGLFEDTNLCAIHAKRVTIMPKDIQLARRIRGERA